From Streptomyces asiaticus, one genomic window encodes:
- a CDS encoding TetR/AcrR family transcriptional regulator yields the protein MTVPESSAPRLRGRPRSPATDAAIIEAALRLLEEGASVGGLSIEGIAREAGVGKATVYRRWPGKDALMLDVLRSLEEPSPEPAGVSVRDDLVTILEFMRRRGLAKRNSALLRSVITQMHAHKELWRAYDENVIAARRASLRAVLRRGRESGEIRADVDLELLADLFTGPMLARAMLHEWKELPEGLAERIVDTVLEGVSPRH from the coding sequence ATGACCGTACCGGAGAGCTCCGCGCCCAGGCTCCGTGGCCGCCCCCGCAGCCCCGCCACCGATGCCGCGATCATCGAGGCCGCGCTGCGGCTGTTGGAGGAGGGCGCCTCGGTCGGCGGTCTGTCGATCGAGGGGATCGCCCGCGAGGCGGGGGTCGGCAAGGCCACCGTCTACCGCCGCTGGCCCGGTAAGGACGCGCTGATGCTCGATGTGCTGCGCTCCCTGGAGGAGCCCAGCCCCGAGCCGGCCGGGGTCTCGGTGCGCGACGACCTCGTCACCATCCTGGAGTTCATGCGCCGCCGCGGGCTCGCCAAGCGCAACTCCGCCCTGCTGCGCAGCGTCATCACCCAGATGCACGCGCACAAGGAGCTGTGGCGGGCGTACGACGAGAACGTCATAGCGGCCCGCCGCGCGAGCCTGCGCGCCGTGCTGCGGCGGGGCCGGGAGAGCGGTGAGATCCGCGCCGATGTGGATCTGGAGCTGCTCGCCGACCTCTTCACCGGCCCGATGCTCGCCCGCGCCATGCTCCACGAGTGGAAGGAGCTGCCCGAGGGGCTGGCCGAGCGGATCGTCGACACGGTCCTCGAAGGGGTCTCCCCACGCCACTGA
- the panB gene encoding 3-methyl-2-oxobutanoate hydroxymethyltransferase, with protein sequence MTHVSPARKQSEKALYGGTGSRRITVRDIAAAKERAEKWPMLTAYDAMTASVLDQAGIPVLLVGDSMGNCHLGYESTVPVTMDEMALLSAAVVRGTRRALVVGDLPFGSYQEGPVQALRNATRLVKEAGVGAVKLEGGERSAHQIELLVQSGIPVMAHIGLTPQSVNAYGGYPVQGRGEEAAQQLLRDAKAVQDAGAFAVVLELVPAELAAEVTRSLHIATVGIGAGPDCDAQVLVWTDMAGMTDGRVPRFVKQYAQLRQGLGDAARAFAEDVVGGSYPAEEHSFH encoded by the coding sequence ATGACGCACGTCAGTCCTGCGCGAAAGCAGTCCGAGAAGGCGCTCTACGGGGGCACGGGCTCCCGCCGCATCACCGTCCGTGACATCGCGGCCGCCAAGGAGCGCGCCGAGAAGTGGCCGATGCTCACCGCCTACGACGCGATGACCGCGTCCGTCCTCGACCAGGCGGGCATCCCGGTGCTGCTGGTCGGCGACTCGATGGGCAACTGCCATCTGGGCTACGAGTCCACCGTGCCCGTCACCATGGACGAGATGGCGCTGCTGTCCGCCGCCGTGGTCCGCGGCACCCGGCGCGCCCTCGTCGTCGGCGACCTGCCCTTCGGCTCGTACCAGGAGGGCCCGGTCCAGGCGCTGCGCAACGCCACCCGCCTGGTCAAGGAGGCGGGCGTGGGCGCGGTGAAGCTGGAGGGCGGGGAGCGCTCCGCCCACCAGATCGAGCTGCTGGTCCAGTCCGGCATCCCGGTCATGGCGCACATCGGCCTGACCCCGCAGTCCGTCAACGCCTACGGCGGCTACCCCGTCCAGGGGCGCGGCGAGGAGGCGGCCCAGCAGCTGCTGCGGGACGCCAAGGCGGTCCAGGACGCGGGCGCGTTCGCGGTCGTCCTGGAGCTGGTCCCGGCCGAGCTGGCCGCCGAGGTGACCCGGTCGCTGCACATCGCCACCGTCGGCATCGGCGCCGGTCCGGACTGCGACGCCCAGGTGCTGGTGTGGACGGACATGGCGGGCATGACCGACGGCCGGGTGCCGCGCTTCGTCAAGCAGTACGCCCAGCTTCGCCAGGGCCTGGGCGACGCGGCGCGGGCCTTCGCGGAGGACGTCGTCGGCGGGTCCTACCCGGCCGAGGAACACTCTTTCCACTAA
- a CDS encoding ATP-binding cassette domain-containing protein: protein MTRREHRIRDGNAVEVRGLVKHFGDTKAVDGVDLDVPEGTVLGVLGPNGAGKTTVVRCLSTLLVPDAGTAMVAGYDVMRQPRQLRRTIGLTGQYASVDEKLPGWENLYMIGRLLDLSRKEARTRADAMLERFSLTEAGKRRVRTYSGGMRRRLDLAASMIGRPSVLYLDEPTTGLDPHSRNEVWDEVRRMVADGATVLLTTQYMEEAEQLADNLTVIDRGRVIANGRVHELKAKIGGRTLQIRPSDPGELHRMVGAISQAGLDGIGGAIADVEECQVNVPIASDEQLTALIGLLGERGFAISGIHTQLPSLDEVFLAITGRKASAPQDNKTLEEVAA, encoded by the coding sequence ATGACGCGACGGGAACACAGGATCAGGGACGGCAACGCCGTCGAAGTTCGGGGGCTGGTCAAGCACTTCGGTGACACCAAGGCCGTCGACGGAGTGGATCTGGACGTGCCGGAGGGCACCGTCCTGGGAGTGCTGGGACCCAATGGCGCCGGTAAGACGACCGTCGTCCGGTGTCTGTCCACACTGCTGGTGCCGGACGCCGGTACCGCGATGGTGGCCGGGTACGACGTGATGCGCCAGCCCCGGCAGCTGCGCCGCACCATCGGGCTGACCGGGCAGTACGCCTCGGTCGACGAGAAGCTCCCCGGCTGGGAGAACCTCTACATGATCGGGCGGCTGCTCGATCTCTCCCGCAAGGAGGCGCGGACCCGGGCGGACGCCATGCTCGAGCGGTTCTCGCTCACCGAGGCGGGCAAGCGGCGGGTGCGCACCTACTCCGGCGGTATGCGCCGCCGGCTCGACCTGGCCGCGTCCATGATCGGCCGGCCGTCGGTGCTCTATCTGGACGAGCCCACGACCGGTCTGGACCCGCACTCGCGCAACGAGGTGTGGGACGAGGTCCGGCGGATGGTCGCCGACGGCGCCACCGTGCTGCTGACCACCCAGTACATGGAGGAGGCCGAGCAGCTCGCCGACAACCTGACGGTGATCGACCGGGGCAGGGTCATCGCCAACGGCCGGGTGCACGAGCTCAAGGCCAAGATCGGCGGCCGCACCCTCCAGATCCGCCCGTCCGACCCCGGTGAGCTGCACCGCATGGTCGGCGCCATCAGCCAGGCGGGGCTCGACGGCATCGGCGGCGCGATCGCCGATGTGGAGGAGTGCCAGGTCAATGTGCCCATCGCCAGCGATGAGCAGCTGACCGCCCTGATCGGTCTGCTCGGTGAGCGCGGCTTCGCGATCTCCGGGATCCACACCCAACTGCCCAGCCTGGACGAGGTCTTCCTGGCCATCACCGGCCGGAAGGCGTCCGCACCGCAGGACAACAAGACGCTGGAAGAGGTCGCCGCGTGA
- a CDS encoding MFS transporter, which produces MATPPSTQGAPAGSGAPEAIHRRRWAILVVLMFSVLVVVLDNSILNVAMKTIASPKPTGLGATQSQLEWAINSYTLVFAGLLFTAGILGDRIGRKKVLLGGMAVFGIGSVLAAFSGSPGELIGFRALMGLGAAFVMPATLAILVNVFEREEQAKAIGIWVAAVGLAIAIGPITGGLLLEHFWWGSVFFVNVPIVIAGLIAMVVLVPDSRDPAPGRMDPLGVLLSVVGLVLLVYGIIKGGQLADFTDAQVLGSIAAGLAVLALFVVHEKRSDHPAIDVGYFRNPAFSAAIAAVALVFFALMGVTFFMVFYTQSVRGYSALESGLLILPLAVAQLIFAPRARLVVERFGARAVCTCGMLLVAAAMSGFLLLGVDTPIVVLEVLFFAQGAGMAHIMPPVTTGIMQALPRQKAGSGSALNNTFRQVGGALGVAVLGSVLSTAYRDRIGDTLAAVPGLPDSVQRSAGESVEATMGVAEKLGPKGQALVGPAQDAFVHAMHITALGSAGVAVLGALVVLAFLPGKEGSGPAPDDGRPQSREEASADR; this is translated from the coding sequence ATGGCAACCCCACCCAGCACCCAGGGCGCACCGGCCGGATCCGGCGCCCCCGAGGCGATCCACCGCAGGCGCTGGGCGATCCTCGTCGTCCTGATGTTCAGCGTGCTGGTCGTCGTCCTCGACAACTCGATACTCAACGTGGCGATGAAGACCATCGCCTCGCCGAAGCCCACCGGACTCGGCGCCACCCAGAGCCAGCTCGAGTGGGCGATCAACTCCTACACGCTGGTCTTCGCCGGGCTGCTGTTCACCGCGGGGATCCTCGGCGACCGGATCGGCCGTAAGAAGGTCCTGCTCGGCGGGATGGCGGTGTTCGGCATCGGCTCGGTGCTCGCCGCCTTCTCCGGATCGCCCGGTGAACTCATCGGCTTCCGGGCGCTCATGGGTCTCGGCGCCGCCTTCGTGATGCCCGCGACCCTCGCCATCCTGGTCAATGTCTTCGAACGCGAGGAGCAGGCCAAGGCGATCGGCATCTGGGTCGCCGCGGTGGGGCTGGCCATCGCCATCGGACCGATCACCGGTGGACTGCTGCTCGAGCACTTCTGGTGGGGCTCGGTCTTCTTCGTCAATGTGCCGATCGTGATCGCCGGACTGATCGCGATGGTGGTGCTCGTCCCCGACTCCAGGGACCCGGCGCCCGGCCGGATGGACCCGCTGGGCGTGCTGCTGTCCGTGGTCGGGCTCGTCCTGCTGGTCTACGGCATCATCAAGGGCGGCCAGCTCGCCGACTTCACCGATGCCCAGGTGCTGGGCTCGATCGCCGCCGGGCTCGCCGTCCTGGCGCTGTTCGTGGTGCACGAGAAGCGCAGCGACCACCCGGCCATCGACGTCGGCTACTTCCGCAACCCCGCCTTCTCCGCCGCCATCGCCGCCGTCGCCCTGGTCTTCTTCGCCCTCATGGGCGTGACCTTCTTCATGGTCTTCTACACCCAGAGCGTGCGCGGCTACAGCGCCCTCGAATCCGGGCTGCTGATCCTGCCGCTGGCCGTGGCGCAGCTGATCTTCGCCCCGCGGGCCCGGCTGGTCGTCGAGCGGTTCGGCGCCCGCGCGGTGTGCACCTGCGGGATGCTGCTGGTGGCCGCCGCCATGTCGGGGTTCCTGCTGCTCGGCGTGGACACCCCGATCGTCGTGCTCGAGGTGCTGTTCTTCGCCCAGGGCGCCGGAATGGCGCATATCATGCCGCCGGTGACCACCGGGATCATGCAGGCGCTGCCGCGCCAGAAGGCCGGTTCCGGCTCGGCGCTCAACAACACCTTCCGGCAGGTCGGCGGCGCGCTCGGGGTCGCGGTGCTGGGCTCGGTGCTCTCCACCGCCTACCGCGACCGGATCGGGGACACCCTGGCCGCCGTGCCCGGACTGCCCGACTCCGTACAGCGCTCGGCGGGCGAGTCCGTCGAGGCGACCATGGGGGTCGCCGAGAAGCTCGGGCCCAAGGGGCAGGCGCTGGTGGGCCCGGCCCAGGACGCCTTCGTCCACGCCATGCACATCACCGCCCTCGGCTCGGCGGGCGTCGCCGTCCTCGGCGCGCTGGTCGTGCTGGCCTTCCTGCCCGGCAAGGAAGGCTCCGGCCCGGCCCCCGACGACGGGCGGCCGCAGTCGCGGGAGGAGGCGTCGGCCGACCGATGA
- a CDS encoding ABC transporter permease yields the protein MSTATMTAPVRGKSDGRIGLRANLRHIGALVRRNAMQIRYEPFAMFDALAQPIVFALLFTYVFGGAMTGGNRSEYVNYFIPGLMAMGGLNIAMSIGIGVNDDFSKGVMDRFRTMPIARSSVLIAKLIVEAGRMLVSTVILLIMGFIMGFELETGPVQLLAAVALSVVFGSSLTWIFMLLGMSLSTPQAVSGMGFIVMMPLQFGSSIFAPTATMPGWLRSFTEYNPLSRLADAARALTSGHGAVAEPVLVTLGWAVALTVIVAPLAVRRFRIKTS from the coding sequence GTGAGTACGGCCACGATGACCGCGCCCGTGCGGGGGAAGAGCGACGGCCGGATCGGCCTCCGCGCCAATCTGCGCCACATCGGCGCGCTGGTGCGGCGCAACGCCATGCAGATCAGGTACGAACCGTTCGCGATGTTCGACGCCCTGGCCCAGCCGATCGTCTTCGCGCTGCTGTTCACCTATGTCTTCGGCGGCGCGATGACCGGCGGCAACCGCTCCGAGTACGTCAACTACTTCATCCCCGGTCTGATGGCGATGGGCGGTCTCAACATCGCGATGTCGATCGGCATCGGCGTCAATGACGACTTCAGCAAGGGCGTCATGGACCGCTTCCGCACCATGCCGATCGCCCGCTCCTCGGTGCTGATCGCCAAGCTGATCGTGGAGGCCGGCCGGATGCTGGTGTCCACCGTCATCCTGCTGATCATGGGCTTCATCATGGGCTTCGAGCTCGAGACCGGGCCCGTGCAGCTGCTGGCCGCGGTGGCGCTGTCCGTGGTCTTCGGATCGTCGCTGACCTGGATCTTCATGCTGCTGGGGATGTCGCTGAGCACCCCGCAGGCGGTCAGCGGTATGGGCTTCATAGTGATGATGCCGCTCCAGTTCGGCTCCTCCATCTTCGCCCCGACCGCCACCATGCCGGGGTGGCTGCGGTCCTTCACCGAGTACAACCCGCTGTCCCGGCTCGCGGACGCCGCACGGGCGCTGACCAGCGGCCATGGCGCGGTGGCCGAACCGGTGCTGGTGACCCTGGGCTGGGCGGTGGCCCTCACGGTGATCGTGGCGCCGCTCGCGGTGCGCAGGTTCCGCATCAAGACGAGCTGA
- a CDS encoding MFS transporter: MPLALLALAVSAFGIGTTEFVMMGLLPNVANDLDTSVPTAGYLVSAYAIGVVVGAPLLTALGSRIPRKRMLVLLMALFTVGNLASALAPNFGLLIAGRVLAGLPHGAFFGVGAVVAARLVTEDRRARAVATMFLGLTIANIVGVPVATLLGQNLGWRATFLVVAAIGVVAMAALARLVPQISHEQHGGLRQELGALRDRQVLLGLLTAVFGFAGVFAVYSYLASMMTEVTGFGESTVTLVLALFGIGMTLGALVAGPLTDRALRPTLYGSLAALAAVLVAFDFTVHVKWAALLSVVVLGAVGFMTTTPLQMLVMNKAQHAPTLASASNHSAFNLANAGGAWLGGVAIAAGWGWTSPTLVGAVLAVIGLGIALIAGLTDRAPGGDSRVVASSEVLPRMSEVG, encoded by the coding sequence ATGCCCCTGGCCCTGCTCGCCCTTGCTGTGAGCGCCTTCGGCATTGGTACTACCGAATTCGTGATGATGGGCCTGCTGCCCAATGTCGCGAATGATCTGGACACCTCGGTGCCCACGGCCGGATACCTCGTCTCCGCCTACGCCATCGGAGTCGTGGTGGGCGCTCCGCTGCTGACCGCCCTCGGTTCCCGTATCCCGCGCAAGCGGATGCTCGTGTTGCTCATGGCGCTCTTCACGGTGGGCAACCTGGCCTCCGCCCTCGCCCCCAACTTCGGGCTGCTGATCGCGGGCCGGGTGCTCGCCGGGCTGCCCCACGGCGCGTTCTTCGGCGTCGGCGCGGTGGTCGCCGCGCGGCTGGTGACCGAGGACCGGCGGGCCCGGGCGGTCGCCACCATGTTCCTCGGGCTGACCATCGCCAACATCGTCGGCGTCCCCGTGGCCACCCTGCTCGGCCAGAACCTCGGCTGGCGCGCGACCTTCCTGGTCGTCGCCGCGATCGGCGTGGTCGCCATGGCCGCGCTCGCCAGGCTCGTTCCCCAGATCTCCCATGAGCAGCACGGCGGGCTGCGCCAGGAGCTCGGCGCGCTGCGCGACCGCCAGGTGCTGCTGGGGCTGCTCACCGCCGTCTTCGGCTTCGCCGGCGTCTTCGCCGTCTACAGCTACCTCGCCTCGATGATGACCGAGGTCACCGGGTTCGGTGAGTCGACGGTCACCCTGGTGCTGGCGCTGTTCGGCATCGGCATGACACTGGGCGCCCTGGTCGCCGGTCCGCTCACCGACCGGGCGCTGCGGCCCACGCTCTACGGCTCGCTGGCGGCGCTGGCCGCCGTGCTCGTGGCCTTCGACTTCACGGTGCATGTGAAGTGGGCGGCGCTGCTGTCGGTCGTGGTGCTGGGCGCGGTCGGCTTCATGACCACCACCCCGCTCCAGATGCTGGTGATGAACAAGGCCCAGCACGCCCCTACGCTGGCCTCCGCCTCCAACCACTCCGCCTTCAACCTGGCCAACGCCGGTGGCGCGTGGCTCGGCGGCGTCGCCATCGCGGCGGGCTGGGGCTGGACCTCCCCGACGCTGGTCGGCGCGGTGCTCGCGGTGATCGGTCTCGGGATCGCGCTGATCGCGGGGCTGACGGACCGGGCTCCGGGGGGTGACTCGCGGGTCGTGGCGAGCAGTGAGGTGCTGCCGCGCATGTCCGAGGTGGGCTGA
- a CDS encoding endonuclease/exonuclease/phosphatase family protein produces the protein MTQAYTQETGQLGDAPQQSGSRIGRLFDRLRNDRGIWRRGLVLAAIAILLALVMVLHADIPNRVGNLGSLLETFLPWLGLFLPVLLVLGLVRRSASAVLALVLPVAVWLNLFGGLMFSDKSGSGGELTVVTHNVNAENADPTGTAKDVAASGADVVALEELTDSAVPTYERAMAGTYHYHTVQGTVGLWSKYPLSGTKPVNIKLGWTRALRTAVATPRGEVGVYVAHLPSVRVKFNAGFTAGQRDDSAEALGQAIAREPLKKVILLGDLNGTMNDRALAPVTAQMRSAQGAAGDGFGFSWPASFPMARIDQIMVRGLDPVSAWALPRTGSDHLPLAASVDY, from the coding sequence ATGACGCAGGCGTACACGCAGGAGACGGGACAGCTCGGGGACGCGCCCCAGCAATCGGGCTCCCGGATCGGCCGCCTGTTCGACCGGCTGCGGAACGACCGCGGCATCTGGCGGCGCGGACTGGTGCTGGCGGCGATCGCGATCCTGCTCGCCCTGGTCATGGTCCTCCACGCCGACATCCCCAACCGGGTGGGCAACCTCGGCTCGCTGCTGGAGACCTTCCTGCCGTGGCTGGGCCTGTTCCTTCCGGTGCTGCTGGTGCTCGGCCTGGTGCGGCGGTCGGCGAGCGCCGTGCTGGCGCTGGTGCTGCCCGTCGCCGTCTGGCTGAACCTCTTCGGCGGCCTGATGTTCTCCGACAAGTCCGGCAGCGGCGGTGAGCTGACCGTCGTCACCCACAACGTCAACGCGGAGAACGCCGATCCGACCGGCACCGCGAAGGATGTGGCCGCCTCGGGCGCCGATGTGGTGGCCCTGGAGGAGCTGACGGACTCGGCCGTGCCGACGTACGAGCGGGCCATGGCGGGCACCTACCACTACCACACCGTGCAGGGCACGGTGGGGCTGTGGAGCAAGTACCCGCTGTCCGGCACCAAGCCGGTGAACATCAAGCTGGGCTGGACGCGGGCGCTGCGCACCGCCGTCGCCACCCCGCGCGGTGAGGTCGGCGTCTATGTGGCCCATCTGCCCTCGGTACGCGTGAAGTTCAACGCGGGCTTCACCGCCGGGCAGCGCGACGACAGCGCCGAGGCGCTGGGCCAGGCCATCGCGCGGGAGCCGCTGAAGAAGGTGATCCTGCTGGGCGATCTGAACGGCACCATGAACGACCGCGCGCTCGCCCCCGTCACCGCGCAGATGCGGTCCGCCCAGGGCGCTGCGGGCGACGGCTTCGGCTTCAGCTGGCCCGCCTCGTTCCCGATGGCGCGGATCGACCAGATCATGGTGCGGGGGCTGGATCCGGTCTCGGCGTGGGCGCTGCCCAGGACCGGCAGCGACCACCTTCCGCTGGCGGCGTCGGTCGACTACTGA
- a CDS encoding ATP-binding protein, whose translation MRYGILGTTQARHDDGTPVDVGGARLRALLAALALAPGRARTTGALIGEIWATDPPADEHGALQALVGRLRRALGKDAVESVPGGYRLSADPDDVDLYRFERLAEEGARALADGDPAKAVDLLDAALALWRGPALSDLPDATAPAARAEARRLAARRARLAADLALGRADHALPALTGLCDAHPLDEPLHALRIRALRDVGRVAEALAAYEAIRTEIADRLGADPGPELRALHAELLAVTGVGAPGPPGPGSPEPVPAATARGGGGNLRARLTSFVGREADLAALRGDLAEHRLITLLGPGGAGKTRLSQEAAEAVAPGWPDGVWLAELAPVDDPETVPETVLSALGARETVILGTAAEGLRAATDPTLHDPRARLIEHCAPRRMLIVLDNCEHLVAAAAHLAESLLAQCPGVTILATSREPLAVPGELVRPVEPLPDPVALRLLQDRGAAARPGFRTEDDPAACAEICHRLDGLPLAIELAAARLRLLTPRQLADRLDDRFRLLTSGSRTALPRQQTLRAVVDWSWGLLDAPERTVLARLSVFAGGCGLAEAEAVCGDSQEHTEEHTEEHAETVDPRDVAALLGSLIDKSLVVTAPGTEAGAEPGAEPGADGEMRYRLLETVAEYAAERLDESGERAAVERRHLVAYRELARTADPLLRGPAQRHWLLRLETEHENLRTALRRAVAARDEQEALCLVLSLGWFWHLRGHRAEAHHWATAAAELGPSPFEPPVTPAPPLYVSCIAAPPPMEPELLEEARRGARLFALSNIEGGLQAMIGGDTQRELEGIVSAYRPGLPQTCGLPGVLWFFAVILKGDFALLRGMADEAVRTCRELGYAWELAFNLQLRARVHNERIDDQEGAIRDADEALEIFRRLGDVWGTAEALAGRAETREQRGEGAAAAADYRAAIRCAQESGAHEQVLFLRSRLAGIFVELGDEEEAAEGERILREVVEQRQHVGAEALSYARTHLALRYGSTGRLAEARALLATLHGEFEGRALRLFAGMVEGMLAWLDLLEGRPGDALENVRGALAKTPGRMTDLIAPYIPVTQLLTGAEALSGLGGAERAGTAARLVGAYDVLREAQYYRKSAVERTGRERTVAAARAALGDAAYERAYAEGTGLTLEEATALIRTGPPGTVLTGPDPGPAAT comes from the coding sequence GTGCGCTACGGCATCCTCGGCACCACCCAGGCCCGCCATGACGACGGCACCCCCGTGGACGTCGGCGGGGCGCGGCTGCGTGCGCTGCTGGCGGCGCTCGCGCTGGCGCCCGGGCGGGCGCGGACCACCGGGGCGCTCATCGGGGAGATCTGGGCCACCGATCCGCCCGCCGATGAGCACGGCGCCCTTCAGGCGCTGGTCGGGCGGTTGCGACGGGCGCTCGGCAAGGACGCCGTGGAGTCCGTCCCCGGCGGCTACCGGCTGAGCGCCGACCCCGACGACGTCGATCTGTACCGCTTCGAACGGCTCGCGGAGGAGGGCGCCCGCGCCCTCGCCGACGGCGATCCGGCCAAGGCCGTCGATCTGCTCGACGCCGCCCTCGCGCTGTGGCGCGGGCCCGCGCTCAGCGATCTGCCCGACGCCACCGCGCCCGCCGCCCGCGCCGAGGCGCGACGGCTGGCCGCGCGGCGCGCCCGGCTCGCCGCCGACCTCGCCCTCGGCCGCGCCGACCACGCCCTCCCCGCGCTCACCGGGCTCTGCGACGCCCACCCGCTGGACGAGCCGCTGCACGCGCTGCGCATCCGCGCCCTGCGGGACGTGGGGCGGGTGGCGGAGGCGCTGGCCGCGTACGAGGCGATCCGTACGGAGATCGCCGACCGGCTGGGCGCCGATCCGGGGCCGGAGCTGCGGGCGCTCCATGCCGAGCTGCTGGCGGTGACCGGCGTGGGGGCGCCCGGGCCGCCGGGCCCCGGTTCGCCGGAGCCCGTACCGGCAGCCACCGCCCGCGGCGGCGGTGGCAATCTGCGGGCCCGGCTGACCAGCTTCGTCGGGCGCGAGGCCGATCTGGCGGCGCTGCGCGGCGATCTGGCCGAGCACCGGCTGATCACGCTCCTCGGACCCGGCGGGGCCGGGAAGACACGGCTGTCCCAGGAGGCCGCCGAGGCGGTCGCACCCGGCTGGCCGGACGGGGTGTGGCTGGCCGAGCTCGCGCCCGTGGACGACCCCGAGACCGTTCCGGAGACGGTCCTCAGCGCGCTCGGGGCGCGCGAGACGGTCATCCTCGGCACGGCGGCCGAGGGGCTGCGCGCCGCCACCGACCCGACCCTGCACGATCCCCGCGCCCGGCTCATCGAGCACTGCGCCCCGCGCCGGATGCTGATCGTGCTCGACAACTGCGAACACCTCGTGGCGGCCGCGGCCCACCTCGCCGAGTCCCTGCTCGCCCAGTGCCCCGGGGTCACCATCCTGGCCACCAGCCGCGAACCCCTCGCCGTCCCGGGCGAGTTGGTGCGTCCGGTGGAGCCGCTGCCCGACCCCGTCGCGCTGCGGCTGCTCCAGGACCGGGGCGCGGCGGCCCGGCCCGGGTTCCGTACCGAGGACGACCCGGCCGCGTGCGCCGAGATCTGCCACCGCCTCGACGGGCTGCCGCTGGCGATCGAGCTGGCCGCCGCGCGGCTGCGGCTGCTCACCCCGCGCCAGCTCGCCGACCGGCTGGACGACCGCTTCCGCCTGCTGACCAGCGGCAGCCGTACGGCGCTGCCCCGCCAGCAGACCCTGCGCGCGGTCGTCGACTGGTCCTGGGGCCTGCTCGACGCCCCCGAGCGCACCGTGCTCGCCCGGCTGTCCGTCTTCGCGGGCGGCTGCGGGCTGGCCGAGGCGGAGGCGGTGTGCGGGGACAGCCAAGAGCACACCGAAGAGCACACCGAAGAGCACGCCGAAACCGTGGACCCCCGCGACGTGGCCGCCCTGCTCGGTTCCCTTATCGATAAATCGCTCGTCGTCACGGCGCCCGGAACGGAGGCCGGAGCAGAACCCGGAGCAGAGCCCGGAGCGGACGGGGAGATGCGCTACCGGCTGCTGGAGACCGTCGCCGAGTACGCGGCGGAGCGGCTGGACGAGTCCGGCGAGCGGGCCGCGGTCGAACGCCGCCATCTGGTCGCCTACCGGGAGCTGGCCCGTACCGCCGATCCGCTGCTGCGCGGCCCGGCACAGCGCCACTGGCTCCTCCGGCTGGAGACCGAGCACGAGAATCTGCGTACCGCGCTGCGCCGGGCCGTGGCCGCCCGCGACGAGCAGGAGGCGCTGTGCCTGGTGCTTTCGCTCGGCTGGTTCTGGCATCTGCGCGGCCACCGCGCCGAGGCACACCACTGGGCGACCGCCGCTGCCGAGCTCGGGCCGAGCCCCTTCGAGCCGCCGGTGACGCCCGCGCCGCCGCTGTACGTCAGCTGTATCGCCGCCCCGCCGCCGATGGAGCCCGAGCTGCTGGAGGAGGCGCGGCGCGGGGCGCGGCTGTTCGCGCTGTCCAACATCGAGGGCGGCCTCCAGGCCATGATAGGCGGCGACACCCAGCGCGAGCTGGAGGGCATCGTCTCCGCCTACCGGCCGGGGCTGCCCCAGACCTGCGGTCTCCCGGGCGTGCTGTGGTTCTTCGCGGTGATCCTCAAGGGTGACTTCGCGCTGCTGCGGGGGATGGCCGACGAGGCGGTACGCACCTGCCGGGAGCTGGGCTACGCGTGGGAGCTGGCGTTCAACCTCCAGCTGCGCGCCAGGGTCCACAACGAGCGGATCGACGATCAGGAGGGCGCGATCCGCGACGCCGACGAGGCCCTGGAGATCTTCCGCCGGCTCGGTGACGTATGGGGCACGGCGGAGGCGCTGGCCGGCCGCGCCGAGACACGGGAGCAGCGCGGCGAGGGCGCGGCCGCGGCCGCGGACTACCGCGCGGCGATCCGCTGCGCCCAGGAGTCCGGCGCCCATGAACAGGTGCTGTTCCTCCGCTCCCGGCTGGCCGGGATCTTCGTGGAGCTGGGCGACGAGGAGGAGGCCGCGGAGGGCGAGCGGATCCTGCGCGAGGTGGTCGAGCAGCGGCAGCACGTGGGAGCCGAGGCGCTGTCATACGCCCGGACCCATCTGGCGCTGCGCTACGGGTCCACGGGCCGCCTCGCCGAGGCACGGGCCCTTCTGGCCACCTTGCACGGGGAGTTCGAGGGCCGGGCGCTGCGGCTGTTCGCGGGCATGGTGGAGGGGATGCTGGCCTGGCTCGACCTGCTGGAGGGGCGGCCGGGCGACGCCCTGGAGAATGTGCGCGGAGCGCTGGCGAAGACGCCCGGCCGGATGACGGACCTCATCGCGCCGTACATCCCGGTGACCCAGCTGCTCACCGGGGCCGAGGCGCTGAGCGGCCTCGGCGGCGCCGAGCGGGCCGGGACCGCGGCGCGGCTGGTGGGGGCGTACGACGTGCTGCGCGAGGCGCAGTACTACCGGAAGTCCGCCGTCGAGCGGACGGGTCGGGAGCGCACCGTGGCCGCGGCGCGGGCCGCGCTCGGGGACGCCGCGTACGAGCGGGCCTACGCCGAGGGCACCGGGCTCACACTGGAGGAGGCCACCGCACTGATCCGCACGGGTCCGCCCGGCACCGTTCTGACCGGGCCCGACCCGGGCCCGGCGGCGACATGA